A single Pseudoxanthomonas sp. DNA region contains:
- a CDS encoding DNA-3-methyladenine glycosylase I, with translation MSGYCDIAPGHPLHGPYHDREYGFPQRDEAVLFERLLLEINQAGLSWETMLRKREGFRAAYSGFEVDQVARYGDKDRARLLADPGIIRNRLKIDAAIHNAQVIRQLRKSHGSFVAWLDAHHPLPKPEWIKLFKKTFRFTGGEITNEFLMSLGYLPGAHREDCPAFKRAAKQRPPWMSAAGR, from the coding sequence CCCTGCACGGCCCCTACCACGACCGCGAATACGGGTTTCCGCAGCGGGACGAGGCCGTCCTGTTCGAGCGCCTGCTGCTGGAGATCAACCAGGCCGGCCTGAGCTGGGAGACGATGCTGAGGAAGCGCGAGGGCTTCCGCGCCGCCTACAGCGGCTTCGAGGTGGACCAGGTCGCCCGCTACGGGGATAAGGACCGCGCCCGCCTGCTGGCCGACCCCGGCATCATCCGCAACCGCCTCAAGATCGATGCCGCCATCCACAACGCGCAGGTGATCCGGCAATTGCGGAAAAGCCACGGCAGCTTCGTCGCCTGGTTGGACGCGCATCACCCGCTGCCGAAGCCGGAGTGGATCAAGCTGTTCAAGAAGACCTTCCGCTTCACCGGCGGCGAGATCACCAACGAATTCCTGATGAGCCTGGGCTACCTGCCCGGCGCCCACCGCGAGGATTGCCCGGCGTTCAAGCGCGCTGCGAAGCAGCGGCCACCGTGGATGAGTGCGGCGGGGCGTTGA
- a CDS encoding type IV pilus twitching motility protein PilT encodes MDIAELLAFSVKNKASDLHLSAGLPPMIRVDGDVRRINIPALDHKQVHSLVYDIMSDKQRRDFEEFLEVDFSFEIPSLARFRVNAFNQNRGAGAVFRTIPSDVLTLEDLGCPPLFRELIQQPQGLILVTGPTGSGKSTTLAAMIDHINKNEYGHILSVEDPIEFVHTSQKCLINQREVHRDTHGFNEALRSALREDPDYILVGELRDLETIRLALTAAETGHLVFATLHTSSAAKTIDRIIDVFPAGEKPMVRSMLSESLRAVISQALLKKIGGGRTAAWEIMVGTPAIRNLIREDKVAQMYSAIQTGQNYGMMTLDQHLQDLVKRSLITRQQAKEYAKEKRLFE; translated from the coding sequence ATGGATATCGCCGAACTGTTGGCGTTCTCGGTAAAGAACAAAGCGTCCGACCTCCACCTGTCAGCCGGCCTGCCGCCGATGATCCGCGTGGACGGCGACGTGCGTCGCATCAACATCCCGGCGCTCGACCACAAGCAGGTGCACTCGCTGGTCTACGACATCATGTCGGACAAGCAGCGCCGCGACTTCGAGGAATTCCTCGAGGTCGACTTCTCGTTCGAGATCCCGTCGCTGGCGCGTTTCCGCGTCAATGCCTTCAACCAGAACCGCGGTGCGGGCGCGGTGTTCCGCACCATTCCCTCCGACGTCCTGACGCTGGAGGACCTGGGCTGTCCGCCGCTGTTCCGCGAGCTGATCCAGCAGCCGCAGGGTCTGATCCTCGTGACCGGCCCGACCGGTTCGGGCAAGTCGACCACGCTGGCGGCGATGATCGACCACATCAACAAGAACGAATACGGCCACATCCTCAGCGTCGAGGATCCGATCGAATTCGTGCACACCTCGCAGAAGTGCCTGATCAACCAGCGCGAGGTGCACCGCGACACCCACGGCTTCAACGAGGCGCTGCGCTCGGCGCTGCGTGAAGACCCCGACTACATCCTGGTCGGCGAGTTGCGCGACCTGGAGACCATCCGCCTGGCGCTGACCGCCGCGGAAACCGGCCACCTGGTGTTCGCCACCCTGCATACCAGTTCGGCGGCCAAGACCATCGACCGCATCATCGACGTGTTCCCCGCCGGCGAAAAGCCGATGGTCCGCTCGATGCTGTCCGAGTCGCTGCGCGCGGTCATCTCGCAGGCGCTGCTGAAGAAGATCGGCGGCGGCCGTACCGCCGCCTGGGAAATCATGGTGGGCACCCCCGCCATCCGCAACCTGATCCGCGAGGACAAGGTGGCGCAGATGTACTCGGCCATCCAGACCGGCCAGAACTACGGAATGATGACCCTGGACCAGCACCTGCAGGACCTGGTGAAGCGCAGCCTGATCACGCGCCAGCAGGCCAAGGAATACGCCAAGGAAAAGCGGCTGTTCGAGTAA
- a CDS encoding PilT/PilU family type 4a pilus ATPase codes for MSTIDFTSFLKLMAHQKASDLFITSGMPPSIKVHGKISPITQTPLTSQQSRDLVLNVMTPAQREEFEKTHECNFAIGVAGVGRFRVSCFYQRNQVGMVLRRIETRIPTIEELNLPPVIKTLAMTKRGIIIFVGATGTGKSTSLAAMIGYRNQNSTGHIITIEDPIEFVHKHEGCIITQREVGIDTDSWEAALKNTLRQAPDVIMIGEVRTREGMDHAIAFAETGHLVLCTLHANNANQAMDRIINFFPEDRRQQLLMDLSLNLKGVVAQQLIPTPDGKARRVAMEILLGTPLVQDYIRDGEIHKLKEVMKESTNLGMKTFDQALFELYQAGEISYEDALRFADSQNEVRLRIKLAQGGDARTLAQGLDGVEIAEVR; via the coding sequence ATGAGCACCATCGATTTCACCTCGTTCCTCAAGCTGATGGCGCACCAGAAGGCGTCGGACCTGTTCATCACGTCCGGCATGCCGCCGTCGATCAAGGTGCACGGCAAGATCTCGCCGATCACGCAGACGCCGCTCACCTCGCAGCAGTCGCGCGACCTGGTGCTGAACGTCATGACGCCGGCGCAGCGCGAGGAGTTCGAGAAGACCCACGAGTGCAACTTCGCCATCGGCGTGGCCGGTGTGGGTCGCTTCCGCGTCAGCTGCTTCTACCAGCGCAACCAGGTCGGCATGGTGCTGCGCCGGATCGAGACGCGCATCCCGACCATCGAGGAACTGAACCTGCCGCCGGTCATCAAGACGCTGGCCATGACCAAGCGCGGCATCATCATCTTCGTCGGCGCCACCGGCACGGGTAAATCCACCTCGCTGGCGGCGATGATCGGCTACCGCAACCAGAACTCGACCGGCCACATCATCACCATCGAGGACCCGATCGAGTTCGTGCACAAGCACGAGGGCTGCATCATCACCCAGCGCGAGGTCGGCATCGACACCGACAGCTGGGAAGCGGCGCTGAAGAACACCCTGCGCCAAGCGCCTGACGTGATCATGATCGGCGAGGTACGCACCCGCGAGGGCATGGACCACGCCATCGCCTTCGCCGAGACCGGCCACCTGGTGCTGTGCACGCTGCACGCCAACAACGCCAACCAGGCGATGGACCGCATCATCAACTTCTTCCCCGAAGACCGCCGCCAGCAGCTGCTGATGGACCTGTCGCTGAATCTGAAGGGCGTGGTGGCGCAGCAGCTGATCCCCACCCCGGACGGCAAGGCGCGCCGCGTGGCGATGGAGATCCTGCTGGGCACGCCGCTGGTGCAGGACTACATCCGCGACGGCGAGATCCACAAGCTGAAGGAAGTGATGAAGGAATCCACCAACCTCGGCATGAAGACCTTCGACCAGGCCCTGTTCGAGCTGTACCAGGCCGGCGAGATCAGCTACGAGGACGCGCTTCGCTTCGCCGACTCGCAGAACGAAGTGCGCCTGCGCATCAAGCTGGCCCAGGGCGGCGACGCCCGCACGCTGGCGCAGGGACTGGATGGCGTGGAGATCGCCGAGGTCCGCTGA
- a CDS encoding DUF6622 family protein has translation MWRRSRSPVPWRSETDQSIRPDMPAPQSRAEISSCVSRRSRRGALDGFQRVDCFSAAIRGSALHVSGEVGSLPTVRQSGDFRHLSRRCADRRMFPTRRSVGIQEPSVVTQILTHTPLWVFGLFFGLVYLGCVQSRTRDVSRNRLIVLPIAMLGCSLYSVSSTFDTHFMALAAWACAWGAVVAIGLIRGPSRRAASYDEATAQFTVAGSWLPLALMMGIFFFKYAVAVAHAITPGLLHTPEAVVLVSCTYGLFSGLFMARAMRVLGVRKPGPLVARSA, from the coding sequence ATGTGGCGAAGGTCTCGATCTCCCGTGCCATGGCGGTCCGAGACAGACCAATCGATACGGCCAGACATGCCAGCGCCGCAATCTCGAGCTGAAATTTCATCGTGCGTATCCAGACGTAGCCGTCGTGGTGCCCTGGACGGTTTCCAGCGGGTTGACTGTTTCAGCGCTGCTATCCGCGGGTCCGCGCTACATGTATCAGGAGAGGTTGGTTCCCTGCCTACGGTACGCCAATCTGGTGACTTCCGGCACCTAAGTCGCCGATGCGCTGATCGCAGAATGTTTCCAACCCGACGCAGTGTCGGAATCCAGGAGCCTTCCGTGGTCACGCAGATCCTCACGCATACCCCGCTCTGGGTTTTCGGCCTGTTCTTCGGCCTGGTGTATTTGGGTTGTGTGCAGAGCCGGACGCGGGATGTGTCTCGCAACCGGTTGATCGTGCTGCCCATCGCGATGCTGGGCTGCTCGCTGTACTCGGTGTCGTCGACCTTCGATACCCACTTCATGGCGCTGGCCGCGTGGGCCTGCGCCTGGGGCGCCGTCGTCGCCATCGGCCTCATTCGCGGACCCTCTCGCAGGGCGGCGTCCTACGACGAAGCGACCGCGCAGTTCACGGTGGCCGGCAGCTGGCTGCCGCTGGCGCTGATGATGGGCATCTTCTTCTTCAAGTACGCCGTTGCCGTCGCCCATGCGATCACACCTGGTCTTCTCCATACGCCAGAAGCAGTGGTGCTGGTCTCCTGTACGTATGGACTTTTCAGTGGCCTGTTCATGGCGCGTGCCATGCGGGTGCTGGGTGTCAGGAAGCCGGGACCCCTGGTCGCGCGCAGCGCATGA